One window of Sphingobacteriaceae bacterium genomic DNA carries:
- the asnB gene encoding asparagine synthase (glutamine-hydrolyzing) — MAGIAGWIHWRHNIQEQQGVLAGMLAALAHRGPDGQTLWLDEGSPAALGQRRRGSLDLTRRGRPPAPHWVLALDGEIYNLEQLREELARRGHPCPDGTPGEVVLQCYRAWGIACLQRLEGPFALALWDGTRRSLLLARDPLGIRPLFFARRGETLIFASEIKALLAHPHIRPQVDSQGLAELWLMGPGRTPGQGVFKGIGELRAGEFKTIGPGRAWRQRYWHLYSREHPDDAPTTAAVVQELTTAAIGRQLGDPAGTCVMLSGGLDSTLIAAVAQEALTRAGRGPLKTFSVQYTGEEQYFQANPFQPQRDTPWAWEAARFLQTEHQAITLDAAQLTAALAEAMRARDLPGMADIDASLLLFCRAIKEAMPGAAVALAGEGADELFGGYPWFHMPAALAADTFPWSLRLEERTRLMAPDLLAAIDPHEYVRARYQEALAQVPRLPGEHPAAARRREIFHLTMFYWLPTLLDRQDRMAAAAGLGIRLPFLSRRLAEYAWNIPWEMKNLKGVPKGILRLAFEEEVSPPIAWRPKSPYPKTFNPEFLAAVQAGVREIISDGRSPLLDLINKPAVAALAGEGGSPTGHPWFGQLMTAPQMLAYLIQMDGWLREYRIQLV, encoded by the coding sequence ATGGCCGGTATCGCGGGCTGGATCCACTGGCGGCACAATATTCAGGAGCAGCAAGGGGTGCTGGCCGGCATGCTGGCGGCCTTGGCCCACCGGGGCCCCGACGGCCAAACCCTCTGGCTGGACGAAGGATCTCCGGCGGCCCTGGGCCAGCGCCGCCGGGGCTCCCTGGACTTGACCCGCCGGGGCCGTCCCCCCGCCCCCCACTGGGTGCTGGCCTTGGACGGGGAGATTTACAATCTCGAACAACTGAGGGAGGAACTGGCCCGGCGGGGCCACCCCTGCCCCGACGGAACTCCGGGGGAAGTGGTGCTCCAATGCTACCGGGCCTGGGGCATCGCCTGCCTGCAGCGCCTGGAAGGCCCCTTCGCCCTGGCCCTGTGGGACGGTACGCGCCGCTCCCTCCTCCTGGCCCGGGACCCTCTGGGCATCCGGCCCCTGTTTTTCGCCCGCCGGGGCGAGACCTTGATTTTCGCTTCGGAAATAAAAGCCTTGCTGGCCCACCCCCACATCCGGCCCCAAGTGGACAGTCAAGGTCTGGCGGAGCTCTGGCTCATGGGACCCGGCCGCACCCCCGGACAGGGGGTTTTTAAAGGTATAGGGGAACTGCGGGCGGGCGAGTTCAAAACTATCGGCCCCGGGCGCGCCTGGCGGCAGCGCTACTGGCATCTTTACAGCCGGGAGCATCCCGACGACGCCCCCACCACCGCCGCCGTAGTGCAGGAGTTGACCACGGCGGCCATCGGGCGGCAGTTGGGCGATCCCGCCGGCACCTGCGTCATGCTGTCGGGCGGCTTGGATTCCACCCTCATCGCCGCCGTGGCCCAGGAGGCCCTCACCCGGGCGGGCCGCGGCCCCTTGAAGACCTTTTCCGTTCAGTACACGGGCGAGGAGCAGTACTTTCAAGCCAACCCCTTCCAGCCCCAGCGGGACACGCCGTGGGCCTGGGAAGCCGCCCGCTTCCTGCAAACGGAGCACCAGGCCATAACCTTGGACGCAGCCCAACTGACGGCCGCCCTGGCCGAGGCCATGCGGGCCCGGGACCTGCCGGGCATGGCCGACATCGACGCCTCCCTGCTCCTGTTTTGCCGCGCCATCAAGGAGGCCATGCCCGGAGCGGCGGTGGCCCTGGCCGGCGAGGGCGCCGATGAGCTGTTCGGCGGCTACCCGTGGTTCCACATGCCCGCCGCCCTGGCGGCGGACACCTTCCCCTGGTCCCTGCGGCTGGAGGAGCGCACCCGTCTCATGGCCCCCGACCTGCTGGCGGCCATCGATCCCCATGAATATGTGCGGGCCCGCTACCAAGAGGCCCTGGCCCAGGTTCCCCGCCTCCCCGGGGAGCACCCGGCGGCCGCCCGGCGGCGGGAAATCTTCCATTTAACTATGTTCTACTGGCTGCCCACCTTGCTGGACCGGCAGGATCGCATGGCCGCCGCCGCCGGCCTGGGCATACGCCTGCCCTTTTTGAGCCGCCGGCTGGCGGAATATGCTTGGAACATTCCCTGGGAAATGAAGAATCTGAAGGGTGTGCCCAAGGGCATCCTGCGCCTGGCCTTTGAGGAGGAAGTGTCGCCCCCCATAGCCTGGCGGCCCAAAAGCCCTTATCCGAAAACCTTCAACCCGGAATTCCTGGCGGCCGTCCAGGCGGGAGTGCGGGAAATAATAAGCGACGGCCGGTCGCCCCTGCTGGACCTGATCAACAAGCCCGCCGTGGCTGCCTTGGCGGGCGAGGGCGGATCGCCCACCGGCCACCCGTGGTTCGGGCAGTTGATGACGGCGCCCCAGATGCTTGCCTACCTAATCCAAATGGATGGGTGGCTGCGGGAGTACCGGATTCAACTGGTTTGA